In Vibrio sp. STUT-A11, a genomic segment contains:
- the glnD gene encoding bifunctional uridylyltransferase/uridylyl-removing protein GlnD codes for MSLQSPLTFTDEQINIGELKQELERFGSEQKQEFLNHHPVTSLVLARAEYMDLLLKRLWQHFGFNDIYNISLVAVGGYGRGELHPLSDIDILILSNKKLPSSLEAKISEFITLLWDLKLEVGHSVRTVSECAEIGRNDLTVATNLQEARLLAGSEDTFEALKKVVLSDSFWPSETFYRAKIQEQRERHARYHDTTYNLEPDIKSTPGGLRDIHTLSWVARRHFGATSLLEMSRYGFLTDAEYRELVECQDFLWRVRFALHLELRRYDNRLTFAHQAQVAESLGYVGEGNRGVEMMMKEFYRTLRRVAELNKMLLKLFDQAIINGGITENAEIIDGDFQRRGALIEARKPALFQARPETILDMFLHIANDSTIEGVSPPTLRQLRTARRRLNKFLHTIPAAREKFLALCRHPNALHKAFSLMHRLGVMAAYLPQWSQIVGQMQFDLFHAYTVDEHSIRLLKHIHTFNDPANHEKHPICCDIYPRMQKKELLIIAAIFHDIGKGRGGDHSVIGEGEAYDFCIEHGLSKPEAKLVSWLVRHHLLMSVTAQRRDIYDPDVITEFAKKVRDEESLEYLVCLTVADISATNPELWNAWKRTLLAELFYSTQRALRRGLENPVDVRERIRHNQQMASAMLRKEGFSAREIEVLWQRFKADYFLRHTHTQIAWHCEHLLRMDDLSKPLVLISKKATRGGTEVFVYSKDQPALFATVVAELDRRNFNVHDAQIMTSKDGHVIDTFIVLDQHGEAIDESRHAAVIKHLTHVLEDGRPTKIKTRRTPHKLQHFNVKTKVDFLPTRGKKHTLMEFVALDTPGLLAKVGRTFADLHINLHGAKITTIGERAEDLFILTSGSGGRLSEEQQSALREQLIKTLSEEATA; via the coding sequence ATGTCACTTCAGTCCCCTCTTACGTTTACCGATGAACAAATCAATATCGGGGAACTAAAACAAGAGCTAGAGAGATTTGGCTCAGAACAAAAACAAGAATTTCTTAATCACCATCCTGTTACGAGCTTGGTTCTCGCCCGAGCGGAGTACATGGATTTACTTTTAAAGCGTTTGTGGCAACACTTTGGCTTTAACGATATTTACAATATTTCTCTGGTTGCCGTAGGTGGTTATGGTCGCGGAGAGCTCCATCCATTATCCGACATTGATATCCTGATTTTGTCTAATAAAAAGCTGCCGAGCTCGTTGGAAGCAAAAATCAGCGAGTTCATTACGCTTTTATGGGACCTCAAACTCGAAGTTGGACATTCCGTCCGAACCGTTAGTGAGTGTGCTGAAATTGGCCGCAATGACCTGACTGTCGCCACCAACCTTCAGGAGGCGCGACTTTTAGCTGGTAGCGAAGACACCTTCGAGGCACTGAAAAAAGTCGTGTTATCCGACTCATTCTGGCCAAGCGAAACCTTTTATCGCGCCAAAATTCAAGAACAGCGAGAGCGTCATGCTCGTTATCACGACACTACTTACAACCTAGAACCTGACATCAAATCAACGCCCGGTGGCTTACGCGATATTCATACTCTCAGTTGGGTTGCTCGGCGACACTTTGGCGCCACTTCTTTACTTGAGATGAGTCGTTATGGCTTTTTGACTGATGCAGAGTACCGAGAGCTGGTCGAGTGTCAGGACTTCTTATGGCGAGTTCGCTTTGCTCTGCACTTAGAGTTGCGTCGCTACGACAACCGTTTGACTTTCGCTCACCAAGCACAAGTTGCAGAGAGCCTTGGCTACGTGGGTGAAGGCAATCGCGGTGTCGAAATGATGATGAAAGAGTTTTACCGCACCCTTCGTCGAGTGGCAGAGCTAAACAAAATGTTGCTCAAGCTGTTTGACCAAGCCATCATCAACGGCGGCATTACAGAGAATGCTGAAATTATAGATGGCGACTTTCAGCGACGTGGCGCATTAATTGAAGCCCGCAAGCCCGCTTTGTTCCAAGCTCGGCCAGAAACCATTCTCGACATGTTCTTACACATCGCGAATGACTCTACCATTGAAGGGGTCAGCCCTCCGACTTTACGTCAGTTGCGAACCGCTCGCCGCCGATTGAACAAGTTTCTGCATACTATTCCCGCTGCGCGTGAAAAATTCTTGGCGTTGTGCAGACACCCAAATGCATTGCACAAAGCATTCAGTTTGATGCACCGCCTTGGCGTGATGGCCGCTTATCTGCCGCAATGGAGCCAAATTGTTGGCCAGATGCAGTTTGACCTTTTCCATGCTTACACAGTCGATGAGCACAGCATCCGCTTACTTAAGCACATTCATACGTTTAACGATCCAGCGAATCATGAGAAACATCCAATTTGTTGCGATATCTACCCTCGCATGCAAAAGAAAGAACTGTTAATCATTGCGGCAATTTTCCATGATATTGGTAAAGGAAGAGGTGGCGATCACTCGGTGATTGGTGAGGGTGAAGCGTATGATTTCTGTATAGAGCATGGGTTATCGAAACCAGAGGCGAAACTCGTCAGCTGGCTGGTGAGGCACCACTTGCTGATGTCCGTGACAGCTCAACGAAGAGACATCTACGATCCGGATGTAATCACTGAATTTGCCAAAAAGGTTCGTGATGAAGAGTCGCTTGAATATTTGGTTTGTCTGACAGTCGCGGATATCAGCGCGACCAACCCAGAGCTCTGGAACGCCTGGAAACGTACTCTACTTGCGGAGCTTTTTTACTCTACGCAAAGAGCCCTGCGTCGTGGTTTGGAAAACCCGGTTGATGTGCGTGAACGCATTCGTCACAACCAACAAATGGCATCAGCGATGTTGCGCAAGGAAGGGTTTTCAGCGCGTGAGATAGAAGTATTGTGGCAACGCTTCAAGGCCGATTACTTCCTGCGCCATACCCATACTCAGATTGCATGGCACTGTGAGCATTTGCTGCGCATGGACGATCTGAGCAAGCCATTGGTATTGATCAGCAAAAAGGCCACTCGTGGCGGTACGGAAGTTTTTGTTTATAGCAAAGACCAACCTGCGTTATTTGCTACCGTCGTAGCGGAGCTCGACAGACGCAACTTCAACGTGCATGACGCGCAGATCATGACGAGTAAAGACGGACATGTCATCGATACGTTCATTGTTCTTGATCAGCACGGTGAAGCGATCGATGAGTCTCGACATGCTGCGGTTATCAAACATTTAACTCATGTGTTAGAAGACGGTCGACCAACCAAGATTAAAACCCGCCGTACCCCACATAAACTCCAGCATTTTAATGTCAAAACCAAAGTGGATTTCTTACCGACACGAGGTAAGAAACACACTTTGATGGAGTTTGTTGCACTAGATACCCCGGGCTTGCTAGCCAAAGTTGGTCGTACTTTTGCGGACTTACATATCAACCTTCATGGTGCGAAGATCACCACCATTGGAGAACGAGCAGAAGACTTGTTCATTCTCACCAGTGGTTCCGGTGGCAGGCTCAGTGAAGAGCAGCAAAGTGCGTTGCGAGAACAGCTCATTAAGACGCTTTCGGAAGAGGCAACGGCTTAA
- a CDS encoding DUF3461 family protein: protein MFPHLTGLGIQDPKQIERYSLRQEAHKDVLKIYFQKQKGELFAKSVKFKYPRQIKNVLVDSGSHKYKEVTEINRNLTLVIDELNKITKPTKVAEVDVKQKILSDLRHLEKVVSSKISEIEADLEKLK from the coding sequence ATGTTTCCACACCTCACTGGTTTGGGCATCCAAGACCCAAAACAGATTGAACGTTACTCCCTTCGCCAAGAGGCACATAAAGATGTGCTGAAAATCTACTTCCAAAAACAAAAAGGCGAGCTCTTCGCCAAAAGTGTCAAATTTAAATACCCACGCCAAATCAAAAATGTACTTGTGGACAGTGGCAGTCATAAATACAAAGAAGTCACCGAAATCAATCGCAACCTGACGTTAGTTATCGATGAGCTAAATAAAATCACTAAACCAACCAAAGTGGCTGAAGTCGACGTCAAACAAAAAATATTGTCTGACCTTCGCCATTTAGAAAAAGTCGTATCAAGCAAGATCTCAGAGATCGAGGCAGATCTAGAAAAACTCAAGTAA
- the map gene encoding type I methionyl aminopeptidase, protein MSIKIKTAEEIERMRIAGKLAADVLEMIEPHIKVGVTTEELNKICHEYALERGAYSAPLDYHGFPKSICTSINHIVCHGIPAEQDEVGSNGQLKPAVLKDGDILNVDITVIVPNDENADLSVRPQGYHGDTSKMFLVGEVSPANKRLCMVTQEALYVGMRTVKPGSTVGDIGTAIEKYIKENNKNNPRNKFSIVKDFCGHGIGDEFHEEPQVVHYKNKDRRVLKEGMCFTIEPMINAGKFGCSVDAQDDWTVYTGDGKNSAQYEHTIVVTKEGCEVLTLRSDDTIPRLMKNA, encoded by the coding sequence ATGTCAATCAAGATTAAAACTGCTGAAGAAATCGAACGCATGCGCATTGCGGGCAAGCTTGCCGCAGACGTTCTAGAAATGATAGAACCGCACATCAAGGTCGGCGTGACGACAGAAGAACTTAACAAAATTTGTCACGAATACGCGCTAGAAAGAGGCGCGTACTCTGCACCACTTGATTACCATGGTTTTCCTAAGTCGATTTGTACCTCTATCAACCACATCGTTTGTCACGGTATTCCAGCCGAACAAGATGAGGTTGGTAGCAACGGTCAGCTAAAACCAGCGGTACTAAAAGATGGCGACATTCTTAACGTCGACATTACCGTTATCGTTCCGAACGATGAAAATGCAGACCTGAGCGTTCGCCCTCAAGGTTACCACGGTGACACGTCGAAGATGTTCCTGGTTGGTGAAGTATCACCAGCGAATAAACGTCTATGCATGGTAACTCAAGAAGCGCTTTACGTTGGCATGCGCACCGTAAAACCGGGCTCAACCGTGGGCGACATCGGTACGGCGATTGAAAAGTACATCAAAGAAAACAATAAGAACAATCCACGCAACAAGTTCTCTATTGTGAAGGATTTCTGTGGTCACGGCATTGGTGATGAATTCCATGAAGAGCCACAAGTGGTTCACTACAAGAACAAAGACCGTCGTGTTCTGAAAGAAGGCATGTGTTTCACTATCGAGCCAATGATTAACGCAGGTAAATTTGGTTGCAGTGTCGATGCACAAGACGACTGGACGGTATACACAGGTGATGGCAAAAATTCAGCGCAATACGAGCACACCATTGTGGTAACGAAAGAAGGTTGTGAAGTCCTGACACTTCGCAGCGACGATACCATTCCTCGCCTGATGAAAAACGCGTAA